The proteins below are encoded in one region of Clostridium fermenticellae:
- a CDS encoding TetR/AcrR family transcriptional regulator, whose amino-acid sequence MDEQKKNTRRRGKVLEEAILLAAWEELAETGYAHLTMESVAARAGTNKAVLYRRWDNKSELVIAAMRKYLPKITNEVPNTGDLRNDVYAYLHARVEPLRKIGAQTIRGLMMEPQVWRTIIALIPQIIQKKSENKMIVGMKAIMKNAELHGEVCLEKLSPRIISLPFALLQYELITKRGPISDTTIAEIVDDIFMPLIHASQH is encoded by the coding sequence ATGGATGAACAAAAAAAGAATACTCGTCGCCGCGGAAAAGTTCTGGAAGAGGCAATTCTATTAGCTGCATGGGAGGAACTTGCTGAAACCGGCTATGCTCATCTAACTATGGAAAGCGTCGCAGCAAGAGCAGGAACAAATAAGGCCGTTCTTTATCGCCGATGGGACAACAAATCAGAGCTTGTGATTGCCGCCATGCGTAAATATCTACCTAAAATTACTAATGAGGTTCCAAACACAGGTGATTTGCGCAACGATGTATATGCATATCTTCATGCGCGTGTTGAACCACTGAGAAAAATCGGTGCTCAGACTATCAGAGGACTTATGATGGAACCACAAGTTTGGCGTACTATAATTGCTTTGATTCCGCAAATTATCCAGAAGAAATCAGAAAACAAGATGATAGTGGGTATGAAGGCAATTATGAAAAATGCTGAACTTCACGGTGAGGTCTGTCTTGAAAAACTATCACCCAGGATTATTTCATTGCCCTTTGCTCTGCTGCAGTACGAACTTATCACAAAGCGGGGGCCTATTTCTGACACAACAATAGCAGAAATTGTAGATGACATTTTTATGCCGCTTATACATGCATCACAGCATTAG
- the dapB gene encoding 4-hydroxy-tetrahydrodipicolinate reductase encodes MINILLNGCNGKMGKVVSNCITNFPQLTIAAGIDKNAQESTYPVFSNISDCTINSDIILDFSRPDSLDSLLNYSIDKKIPIIFCTTGYTDEQIAKIKKASDKIAVFHSANMSIGINVVNNILKNISRFLYNNFDVEVIEKHHNQKVDSPSGTAILLADTIKDSIPEETTYVHGRNGIAKRKHQEIGIHSIRGGSIVGEHDILFAGQGETIELKHTALSREVFAIGALKACEFMSGKHNGLYSMDDIISQ; translated from the coding sequence ATGATTAATATCTTATTAAATGGATGTAATGGGAAAATGGGAAAGGTTGTATCAAACTGCATCACCAATTTTCCTCAATTAACTATAGCTGCTGGAATAGATAAAAATGCTCAAGAATCAACTTATCCCGTTTTTTCTAATATATCTGATTGCACTATAAATAGCGACATAATTTTAGATTTTTCAAGACCGGATTCATTAGATAGCCTTTTAAATTATTCTATAGATAAAAAGATTCCAATTATTTTCTGTACAACCGGATATACCGATGAACAGATTGCCAAAATAAAAAAAGCTTCTGATAAAATTGCCGTTTTTCATTCGGCAAATATGTCCATAGGTATTAATGTAGTAAATAATATTCTAAAAAATATAAGTAGATTCTTATACAATAATTTCGATGTCGAAGTTATTGAAAAACACCATAATCAAAAAGTAGATTCTCCAAGTGGAACTGCAATTTTACTTGCAGATACTATAAAAGATTCTATCCCTGAAGAAACTACTTATGTGCATGGTAGAAACGGCATAGCAAAGAGAAAACATCAGGAAATAGGAATCCACTCTATAAGAGGTGGAAGTATAGTTGGGGAACATGATATTTTATTTGCAGGGCAAGGTGAAACAATAGAATTAAAACACACCGCCTTATCAAGAGAAGTATTCGCAATAGGAGCACTAAAAGCTTGTGAATTTATGTCAGGCAAGCACAATGGACTTTATTCAATGGATGACATCATAAGTCAATAG
- the dapA gene encoding 4-hydroxy-tetrahydrodipicolinate synthase, which translates to MTLFKGAGVAIITPFNENGVDFDKLKELIEFNIKSGTNAIVICGTTGEASTMTLEERKNTIKFTVDTVNKRIPVIAGTGSNCTQSAVDMSKWAESIGVDGVLVITPYYNKTTQKGLIEHFKTVASSIKVPIIIYNVPGRTGMNILPKTLKELSEIDNISAVKEASGNISQIAEIKALCRDKLDIYSGNDDQTIPILSLGGIGVISVLSNIIPKDISNMCKLFFEGKIDEALKLQLDSLALTNALFIETNPIPVKTAMNLLGMNVGKLRLPLCDMSQSNLKVLKNELKNYGLLK; encoded by the coding sequence ATGACTTTATTTAAAGGCGCTGGTGTTGCCATTATTACACCATTCAATGAAAATGGTGTTGACTTTGACAAGTTAAAGGAACTGATAGAATTTAATATAAAATCAGGAACTAATGCTATTGTAATATGCGGAACTACTGGAGAAGCTTCCACTATGACTCTAGAAGAAAGGAAAAATACAATAAAATTTACTGTTGATACTGTAAATAAGAGAATTCCAGTTATTGCAGGCACCGGAAGCAACTGTACCCAATCTGCTGTAGATATGAGCAAATGGGCAGAAAGTATTGGGGTGGATGGCGTATTAGTAATTACACCTTACTATAACAAGACTACTCAAAAGGGACTTATAGAACACTTTAAAACTGTGGCATCAAGTATTAAAGTACCAATAATAATATACAATGTTCCAGGAAGAACTGGCATGAATATACTTCCTAAAACCTTGAAGGAATTAAGTGAAATTGACAATATATCTGCAGTCAAAGAGGCAAGTGGAAATATAAGTCAAATAGCTGAAATAAAAGCTCTTTGCAGAGATAAACTTGATATATACTCCGGGAATGACGACCAAACAATTCCTATTCTTTCCTTAGGGGGTATAGGTGTTATATCTGTGCTTTCAAATATAATTCCAAAAGATATAAGTAATATGTGCAAACTATTCTTCGAAGGTAAGATAGATGAAGCGTTGAAATTGCAACTTGATTCACTTGCTTTAACTAATGCATTATTTATAGAAACAAATCCTATACCTGTAAAAACTGCAATGAATCTTCTTGGAATGAATGTAGGCAAGTTAAGACTTCCTCTCTGCGACATGAGTCAATCAAATCTAAAGGTTTTAAAGAATGAACTTAAAAATTACGGACTGTTAAAATAA
- a CDS encoding aspartate-semialdehyde dehydrogenase, giving the protein MNYNVAVVGCTGMVGRKFIEVLEEKNFPVNKIYFYASSRSAGKFLKFKGENVLVEELKEDNIKNKKIDFALFSAGGSVSEKFAPIFAKYNITVIDNSSAWRMDPEVPLVVPEVNPEDIKCNKGIIANPNCSTIQAMVALKPLKDKYGIKRIIYSTYQAVSGAGMGGYNDLLEGYKNNPPKKFPYPIAGNILPHIDVFLKNGYTKEEMKMVNETKKILHDDNLKITATTARVPVAYSHCESINVELKNSFDLKDIFELYKNAPGIILRDDPDNLVYPMPIDAAGHDEVYVGRIRKDFSIDNGLNLWVVADNIRKGAASNAIQIAEYIINNK; this is encoded by the coding sequence ATGAATTATAATGTAGCAGTTGTTGGATGCACAGGAATGGTTGGAAGAAAATTTATAGAAGTATTAGAGGAAAAAAATTTTCCAGTAAATAAAATCTATTTTTATGCATCTTCAAGATCTGCAGGTAAATTCTTAAAATTTAAAGGAGAAAACGTATTAGTTGAAGAATTAAAAGAAGATAATATCAAAAATAAAAAAATAGATTTTGCACTATTCTCGGCCGGTGGAAGCGTAAGTGAAAAATTTGCTCCCATTTTTGCCAAATATAATATTACTGTAATTGATAATAGCAGTGCGTGGAGAATGGATCCAGAGGTACCTTTAGTTGTCCCAGAAGTCAATCCAGAAGATATAAAATGTAACAAAGGTATAATTGCAAATCCAAATTGCTCTACAATTCAAGCAATGGTAGCTTTAAAACCTCTTAAAGACAAATACGGAATAAAAAGAATAATATATTCAACATATCAAGCTGTATCAGGAGCAGGTATGGGTGGATATAATGATTTATTAGAAGGATATAAAAATAATCCTCCTAAAAAGTTTCCTTATCCTATAGCCGGAAATATTTTACCACACATTGATGTTTTTCTTAAAAACGGATACACAAAAGAAGAAATGAAAATGGTAAACGAAACAAAAAAAATACTACATGATGACAATTTAAAAATAACTGCAACTACTGCAAGAGTTCCAGTAGCATATAGCCACTGTGAAAGCATAAATGTTGAACTAAAAAATTCTTTCGATTTGAAGGATATTTTTGAGCTTTACAAAAATGCTCCTGGTATAATATTAAGGGATGATCCTGATAACCTCGTTTATCCTATGCCTATTGATGCAGCTGGACATGATGAAGTATATGTTGGCAGAATAAGAAAAGATTTCAGCATTGATAATGGATTAAACTTATGGGTCGTAGCTGATAACATAAGGAAAGGTGCCGCTAGTAATGCTATTCAAATAGCTGAATATATAATAAACAACAAATAA
- a CDS encoding peptide ABC transporter substrate-binding protein, with protein MLNIKKPLILLTVLISFTVTGCLHKETYQKKEIISVDKNQYLNMTLESEPQGLDPSKDYDTSSIQVLTEVNEALTRIEKDKNGNEVVKPAGAKGWKVTSDGLNWTFYLRNNKWSDGRKVTAKDYEYGIKRTLNPNIRSKKAYLLYNIKGAKIYNTSNYNVSSDIVSVKALDDNTLKITLEAPCAYFLKLTSFSFMQPQREDIVKKYTDKYGSDSNSTVFCGPFLLKQWIHGDRVELIKNNNYWDKNSVKLQKATMEVLKENNTIYSRLLNGSIDIANIIQPDLKNKLDKQNKFNVISVSEPTTDFDVFNQSNKYFKNVNIRKAFSLAVDREEVSKTLWKGLYTSAYGLVSPSIQIGNENFRKKVNQEPVKQLQELGENPKKLLNKGLKEIGFDGDPSSITITYLEPDTDYEQKNIAEFLKNMYQKNLGINIKVEYVPWDKFESKILSGDYEFASMIWTADFNDPLSELLMWSKDSQMVKINWNDKNYDSLIKKAAILPQSQNDQRFENLKKAENILITQDAVISPIDYRNNNVYKRKYIKNLMCNSFGSLYEIKYAYTNGR; from the coding sequence TTGTTAAATATAAAAAAACCACTGATTTTATTAACGGTTTTAATAAGTTTTACGGTTACAGGTTGTTTACATAAGGAAACATATCAAAAAAAAGAAATTATATCTGTTGATAAAAATCAATATTTAAATATGACTTTAGAATCTGAACCTCAAGGACTTGACCCTTCTAAAGATTATGATACATCATCTATTCAGGTTTTGACTGAAGTAAATGAAGCACTTACAAGAATTGAAAAAGATAAAAATGGAAATGAAGTAGTAAAACCAGCAGGAGCAAAAGGATGGAAGGTTACATCAGATGGATTAAATTGGACATTCTATTTAAGAAATAATAAATGGTCAGATGGTAGAAAAGTTACAGCTAAAGATTATGAATATGGTATAAAAAGAACATTAAATCCCAATATAAGATCAAAAAAAGCATATCTCTTGTATAATATAAAAGGAGCTAAAATTTATAATACATCTAATTATAATGTTTCATCTGATATAGTTTCTGTAAAGGCATTAGATGATAATACTTTAAAGATAACTTTAGAAGCTCCATGTGCATATTTTTTAAAATTAACTAGTTTTTCATTTATGCAGCCTCAGCGTGAAGATATTGTTAAAAAGTATACTGATAAATATGGATCAGATAGCAATTCAACAGTATTTTGTGGGCCATTCTTATTAAAACAATGGATTCATGGTGATAGAGTAGAACTTATTAAAAATAACAATTATTGGGATAAAAATTCTGTAAAACTTCAGAAAGCTACTATGGAGGTTTTGAAAGAAAATAATACTATATATTCACGATTACTGAACGGTTCAATTGATATTGCAAATATAATACAACCTGATTTGAAAAATAAATTAGATAAACAGAACAAATTTAATGTAATTAGTGTAAGTGAACCAACTACGGATTTTGATGTGTTTAATCAAAGCAACAAGTATTTTAAAAATGTGAATATAAGAAAAGCATTTTCACTTGCAGTTGATAGAGAGGAAGTATCTAAAACATTATGGAAGGGGTTATATACTTCTGCTTATGGATTAGTATCACCTTCTATTCAAATAGGAAATGAAAATTTCAGGAAAAAAGTAAATCAAGAACCTGTGAAACAATTACAAGAATTGGGTGAAAACCCTAAGAAGCTTTTAAATAAAGGATTAAAAGAAATAGGATTTGATGGTGATCCATCGAGTATAACTATAACATATCTTGAGCCTGATACAGATTATGAGCAGAAGAATATAGCAGAATTTCTTAAAAATATGTATCAGAAAAATCTAGGAATAAATATAAAGGTTGAATATGTTCCATGGGATAAATTTGAAAGTAAAATATTATCAGGGGACTATGAATTTGCATCTATGATATGGACTGCGGATTTTAATGATCCATTATCAGAATTACTTATGTGGAGTAAAGATTCACAGATGGTAAAAATAAATTGGAATGATAAAAATTACGATTCCCTGATAAAAAAAGCGGCGATTTTACCGCAAAGTCAGAATGATCAAAGATTTGAGAACTTAAAAAAAGCAGAAAATATATTGATCACACAAGATGCTGTTATTTCACCTATTGATTATAGGAATAACAATGTGTATAAGCGTAAATACATAAAAAATTTGATGTGCAATTCATTTGGATCTTTATATGAAATAAAATATGCTTATACTAATGGAAGATAG
- a CDS encoding alpha/beta-type small acid-soluble spore protein, with translation MGRTPLKKVIKAKLKSNRELNEAEKLREKMKFEIADELGLSEKVDKYGWSGLTSEETGRIGGIMTKRKKDLNLPKNDVILKEYEK, from the coding sequence ATGGGAAGAACTCCATTAAAAAAAGTAATAAAGGCTAAACTAAAATCAAATAGAGAATTAAATGAAGCCGAAAAACTTAGAGAAAAGATGAAATTTGAGATAGCAGATGAACTAGGATTAAGTGAAAAAGTGGATAAGTACGGCTGGAGTGGTCTTACGTCAGAAGAGACTGGAAGAATTGGAGGTATAATGACCAAGAGAAAGAAGGATCTTAATCTTCCTAAAAATGATGTTATATTAAAAGAATATGAAAAATAG
- a CDS encoding class I SAM-dependent DNA methyltransferase: MNCYGDFAHIYDELINSDIDYLKWSKVILKICDDFNVTKKRYLDLCCGTGNMTQNLASCFAEAWAVDLSYDMLTEADLKLRNNAFKVKMVCQDMAKLNLNRKFDLITCCLDSTNYILKEEDMIEYFKRVALHLEDNGIFIFDINSYYKLSNILGNNTYNYDDENVTYIWENSFKENVVDMYLTFFVREGDMYRKFIEEHMERAYTDKDIRLFIKQAGLKILKTIDNYEDKSIDDSTERIVYIVKIDD, encoded by the coding sequence ATGAATTGTTACGGAGATTTTGCTCATATATATGACGAACTTATAAATTCAGATATAGACTATTTGAAATGGTCAAAAGTGATATTAAAGATTTGTGATGACTTTAATGTTACAAAAAAGCGCTATTTGGATTTGTGCTGCGGTACAGGTAATATGACTCAAAATTTGGCTTCTTGTTTTGCGGAGGCATGGGCCGTGGATTTGTCTTATGATATGTTAACTGAGGCGGATTTAAAACTTAGAAATAATGCATTTAAAGTTAAAATGGTATGCCAGGATATGGCAAAGTTAAACCTAAATAGAAAATTTGATCTTATAACATGCTGCCTTGACTCAACTAATTATATCTTAAAGGAAGAAGACATGATAGAATATTTTAAGAGAGTGGCCTTACACTTAGAAGACAATGGAATATTTATATTTGATATAAATTCATATTATAAACTTTCAAATATTTTAGGAAATAATACTTATAATTATGATGATGAGAATGTCACTTATATATGGGAAAACTCTTTTAAAGAGAATGTTGTGGACATGTATCTGACCTTTTTTGTTCGGGAAGGTGATATGTATAGAAAATTCATAGAAGAACATATGGAAAGAGCATATACAGATAAGGATATACGTCTATTTATAAAACAGGCGGGTTTAAAGATATTAAAGACTATTGACAATTATGAAGATAAGAGTATAGATGATTCTACAGAGAGAATAGTTTATATTGTAAAAATAGATGATTAG
- the hslO gene encoding Hsp33 family molecular chaperone HslO: MKDKLVRATAKGGEIRIIAAITTELVNEGVKIHKCSATAAAALGRMLTAGSIMGSMLKSDKDSLTLQISGGGEAKGVVVTSYADAHVKGYIGNPNVDLPANSRGKLDVGGAVGKNGNLTVIRDMGLKEPYVGQVPICTGEIGDDLAYYFTVSEQTPSAVGVGVLVNKDLSIKAAGGFIIQMMPEADDLTADLVTYRLQEIPSVTSLIEKGMSVEEILEFIFEDMDLKILDSVHPVYKCDCSRERVEKVLMSIGSKDLKSIYDDGKTEELVCEFCNKSYEFTHEDIGKILESVNK; encoded by the coding sequence GTGAAGGATAAATTGGTAAGAGCGACTGCTAAAGGTGGAGAAATAAGAATAATAGCAGCAATAACTACAGAACTTGTAAATGAGGGCGTAAAAATTCATAAGTGCAGTGCAACTGCAGCAGCTGCACTTGGAAGGATGCTTACGGCTGGAAGTATCATGGGTTCCATGCTTAAATCAGATAAAGATAGTTTAACTTTGCAGATATCAGGTGGAGGAGAAGCTAAGGGGGTTGTTGTTACCTCGTATGCAGATGCACATGTAAAAGGCTATATTGGAAATCCTAATGTAGATCTTCCGGCAAATTCAAGGGGAAAACTTGATGTCGGTGGTGCTGTTGGTAAAAATGGAAATTTGACTGTTATAAGGGATATGGGCCTTAAAGAGCCGTATGTAGGGCAGGTACCAATATGTACTGGAGAAATAGGTGATGATCTTGCTTATTATTTTACAGTATCGGAACAGACACCATCTGCAGTTGGAGTTGGCGTACTTGTGAATAAAGATTTAAGTATAAAGGCAGCAGGTGGATTCATAATCCAGATGATGCCAGAAGCAGATGATTTAACAGCAGATTTAGTTACATACAGACTTCAAGAAATTCCATCTGTAACAAGTTTAATTGAAAAAGGAATGAGTGTAGAAGAAATACTGGAGTTTATATTCGAAGATATGGATTTAAAGATACTTGATAGCGTGCATCCTGTCTATAAATGTGACTGCTCAAGAGAAAGAGTTGAAAAGGTGCTTATGAGCATAGGAAGCAAAGATTTAAAGAGTATATATGATGACGGAAAAACTGAAGAACTCGTATGTGAGTTTTGCAATAAATCATATGAATTTACGCATGAAGATATAGGAAAAATACTTGAAAGTGTAAATAAATAG
- a CDS encoding DUF6873 family GME fold protein produces MCVIIDCRTSIEEINNLKKLGFKPLMCPKSDLLYEAVSGHPDMLLKIVNNNTILVHKDMPLSFINKLRNLGYKIFLSKNNLNSKYPNDIILNSVNLDDIFIHNIKYTDPVLLNFMKRKRKINVNQGYTKCSTAIVSNKAIITSDLSIANAVKIENIDTLLVPPGDILLPGLDYGFIGGCCGLIDSHTMAFYGNLKYYKYGKEVLEFLNKYSVNPVFLRNDRLIDRGSILKL; encoded by the coding sequence ATGTGTGTAATTATAGATTGCAGAACAAGCATTGAAGAAATAAATAATCTAAAAAAACTTGGGTTCAAGCCACTTATGTGTCCTAAATCAGATTTACTTTATGAAGCAGTATCAGGCCATCCTGATATGTTGTTAAAAATTGTAAACAATAATACAATTCTAGTACATAAAGACATGCCCCTAAGCTTTATAAATAAGTTGAGAAATTTAGGATATAAAATCTTTTTATCAAAAAATAATTTAAATAGCAAATATCCAAATGATATTATATTAAATAGTGTGAATCTAGATGATATTTTTATACATAATATTAAATATACAGATCCTGTACTTTTAAATTTCATGAAACGGAAAAGAAAAATAAATGTAAATCAGGGGTATACAAAATGTTCAACAGCTATTGTCAGCAATAAAGCAATAATTACAAGCGATCTTTCTATAGCAAATGCTGTCAAAATCGAAAATATAGATACACTTTTGGTTCCACCTGGAGACATACTTCTTCCAGGTCTTGATTATGGATTTATAGGAGGATGCTGTGGATTAATAGACAGTCATACTATGGCTTTTTACGGAAATCTTAAATATTACAAATATGGAAAAGAAGTACTTGAATTTTTGAATAAATATAGCGTAAATCCTGTATTTTTAAGAAATGATAGACTTATAGATAGAGGGAGTATATTAAAATTATAA
- the ytxC gene encoding putative sporulation protein YtxC, with translation MLLLTVVYDDKREDLIYDIENVVRYFKEKNFIMGISENIQSNTHFVKVFCDGELSEKVYNLFNMNVAGIIYNIVINEFCDKHLFELLSDTYFFLGYDEIDQIMKNIKSVLKGYGYKFDQNSIYCMNKKNMILDKIADCIRENNEININGFIRFRMNDLQDDLESIVDKIVEQYMVEKEYNDFIKLLKYFVEIQESRIDEIDIVITEYGKYLLRDATGKDITRELLMDLDEIQYKQNSNEEDVIIGILITNCPKNIVIHGMENIQNEEFIGTIKNIFKDRVKICEVCDSCSAVEDKCESLFNSKIKN, from the coding sequence ATGTTATTACTTACTGTTGTATATGATGATAAAAGAGAAGATTTAATATATGATATAGAAAATGTAGTAAGGTATTTTAAAGAAAAGAACTTTATCATGGGAATTTCAGAAAATATACAGTCTAATACTCACTTCGTGAAGGTATTTTGTGATGGAGAATTAAGTGAAAAGGTATATAATCTATTCAATATGAATGTTGCAGGAATTATTTATAATATTGTTATAAATGAATTTTGTGATAAACATTTATTTGAATTGTTATCTGATACCTATTTCTTCTTAGGATATGATGAAATAGATCAAATTATGAAAAATATTAAGAGTGTACTAAAAGGATATGGTTACAAATTTGATCAAAACTCTATATACTGTATGAATAAAAAAAATATGATATTAGATAAAATTGCTGACTGCATAAGGGAGAATAATGAGATAAATATAAATGGTTTTATAAGATTTAGAATGAATGACCTTCAAGATGATTTGGAAAGTATTGTTGATAAAATAGTAGAACAATATATGGTTGAGAAAGAATATAATGATTTTATAAAACTTTTAAAGTATTTTGTTGAGATTCAGGAAAGTAGAATTGATGAGATAGATATAGTAATAACAGAATATGGTAAATATTTATTAAGAGATGCCACTGGAAAAGATATTACTCGTGAATTACTCATGGATTTGGATGAAATTCAGTATAAACAAAATTCTAATGAAGAGGACGTAATTATAGGCATTTTAATAACAAATTGTCCTAAAAATATAGTTATTCATGGTATGGAAAATATACAAAATGAAGAGTTTATAGGTACTATAAAAAATATATTTAAAGATAGGGTAAAAATTTGTGAGGTATGTGATTCGTGTAGTGCGGTAGAGGACAAATGTGAAAGTTTGTTTAACAGTAAAATTAAAAATTAG
- the thrS gene encoding threonine--tRNA ligase, with amino-acid sequence MIKITLKNNSIMEVENGTKVSEVASKLSSSLAKKAVGAKIDGEKAELMSELNKDCKLEILTFEDEDGKWILRHTASHILAQAVKRLYPDVKLAIGPAIDNGFYYDFDAEFSFTPEILEKLEVEMNKIVKENLELKRFELPREEAIKLMKEKQEPYKVQLIEDLPEDAVISFYKQGDFVDLCAGPHVGSTGKVKVIKLLSIAGAYWRGDEKNKMLQRIYGTAFEKKADLEEYLRMMEEAKKRDHRKIGKELDLFSIHEEGPGFPFFHPKGMIIRNTLQNFWREMHEAAGYDEIMTPIILNEKLWRQSGHWDHYKENMYFTKIDDEDYAIKPMNCPGAIIVYKSQIHSYREFPIRYAEMGIVHRHEKSGALHGLMRVRCFTQDDAHMFLTKDNIRDEILNVIKLIDSFYKVFGFEYFVELSTRPENSMGSDEDWEAATDGLRDALNAAGMEYRVNEGDGAFYGPKIDFHLKDCIGRTWQCGTIQLDFQMPERFDLTYIGADGEKHRPVMVHRVVFGSIERFIGILTEHYAGAFPTWLAPVQVKIMNITDDQIEYAKKIACELKKNKIRVELDLRNEKIGYKIREAQLQKIPYMLVLGQKEMEAGNITVRSRKQGDLGSVKLNDFIKKVRSEIDNRISEID; translated from the coding sequence ATGATAAAGATTACTTTAAAGAATAACAGTATTATGGAGGTTGAGAATGGAACCAAAGTATCAGAAGTGGCTTCTAAATTGAGTTCATCTCTGGCAAAAAAAGCTGTTGGAGCGAAAATAGATGGCGAAAAGGCAGAGCTTATGAGTGAATTAAATAAAGATTGTAAGCTTGAAATATTGACATTTGAAGATGAGGATGGAAAATGGATATTAAGACATACTGCTTCACATATATTAGCGCAAGCAGTTAAAAGGTTGTATCCTGATGTAAAGTTGGCTATAGGACCAGCAATAGATAATGGATTCTATTACGATTTTGATGCAGAATTTTCATTTACACCAGAAATACTTGAAAAACTTGAAGTTGAAATGAATAAAATAGTAAAAGAGAATTTGGAACTTAAAAGGTTTGAATTGCCCAGGGAAGAAGCTATAAAGCTTATGAAAGAAAAGCAAGAACCTTATAAAGTTCAGTTGATAGAAGATTTACCAGAGGATGCGGTAATATCTTTTTATAAACAGGGAGATTTTGTGGATTTATGTGCAGGTCCTCATGTTGGATCAACTGGTAAGGTAAAGGTCATAAAACTTCTTTCAATAGCAGGTGCTTATTGGAGAGGTGACGAGAAAAATAAGATGCTTCAAAGAATATATGGAACTGCATTTGAGAAGAAGGCAGATCTTGAAGAATATTTAAGAATGATGGAAGAGGCTAAGAAAAGAGACCATAGAAAGATAGGTAAAGAACTTGATTTATTTAGTATTCATGAAGAAGGACCAGGATTCCCATTCTTCCATCCAAAGGGAATGATTATAAGAAATACCCTACAGAATTTTTGGAGAGAAATGCATGAAGCGGCTGGATATGATGAAATAATGACTCCAATAATATTAAATGAAAAACTTTGGAGACAGTCAGGACATTGGGATCATTATAAGGAGAATATGTATTTTACAAAGATAGATGATGAAGATTATGCTATAAAACCTATGAACTGTCCTGGAGCAATAATTGTATATAAGAGTCAAATACATTCATACAGAGAATTTCCAATAAGATATGCTGAAATGGGTATTGTTCACAGACATGAAAAATCAGGTGCACTTCATGGACTTATGAGAGTTAGGTGCTTTACTCAAGATGATGCACATATGTTCTTGACTAAAGACAATATAAGAGATGAAATATTGAATGTTATAAAACTTATAGACAGTTTTTATAAGGTATTTGGATTCGAATATTTTGTTGAATTATCAACAAGACCAGAAAATTCAATGGGAAGTGATGAAGACTGGGAAGCAGCAACTGATGGATTAAGAGATGCATTGAATGCAGCAGGTATGGAGTATAGGGTTAACGAAGGAGACGGAGCATTCTATGGACCAAAGATAGATTTCCATTTAAAGGATTGTATAGGCAGAACATGGCAGTGTGGAACAATTCAATTGGATTTTCAAATGCCAGAAAGATTTGATTTAACTTATATAGGTGCAGATGGAGAGAAACACAGACCAGTTATGGTTCATAGAGTTGTATTTGGATCAATAGAAAGGTTTATAGGAATACTGACAGAACATTATGCAGGAGCATTTCCAACTTGGCTTGCACCAGTACAGGTTAAAATTATGAATATAACTGATGACCAAATTGAGTATGCTAAGAAGATCGCATGTGAATTAAAGAAAAATAAAATTAGGGTTGAACTTGATTTGAGAAATGAGAAGATAGGATATAAGATTAGAGAAGCTCAGCTTCAAAAAATTCCTTATATGCTTGTATTAGGACAAAAAGAAATGGAAGCAGGTAATATCACTGTAAGAAGCAGAAAACAAGGAGATCTCGGATCAGTTAAATTAAATGATTTTATAAAGAAAGTTAGAAGTGAAATAGATAATAGAATTAGTGAAATAGATTAA